The Malus domestica chromosome 17, GDT2T_hap1 genome contains the following window.
ATGGCAATACAACGAGCATTACCACCCGATATATCTCCTGATAAATACTGTAACCCAACCTGACATTCGTACAAAAAGCTACAATTAGATAGAACCATAATCTCTTTTATAGTCACATTAACCTCTCGACATCATCAAGCGAAAGGCTCAAACCATAACGAGCTGACGTAATCATCTAAATACCTTATAAACAGCAGGATGCACAGGGTCAAGTTGGAAAAACTTGGACTCGAGATCAGGAAGCTGAGTTCCATGCTCGTATTGAGGCAAATGCCTGAACAACTCAACCCTGTTCCTGGCCTCAGTTTGCTTAACCACTGACCGCCTTTTCGCCTTCTCCACACGACTCTTATCATCATATTGCATTCGCGGATGAGGAacttctttcttcctctctttctccGGCGGACGTTCACTGCCACCACCTCCGCCACCGCCCTTCTTCTCAGATACCGCCATAGATGATTGTGACACAAGTTTCGTGGCCTTAGGCGGCTTCACAATTGCTGCTGCCGAAGCAGAAGCAGCAACAGAAGGTGTTTTACCTCCATCAGCTAATAACACAACGCAAGGAACAAATTCATAATCAACATACGAAATTCGAATTCTTTGAATACAATTACATTTCTATTAAAAACCACTTGTGAATTAGTAAAAGCTGGAAAAACATACCTTTGGCAGCAGCCTTAGCTGCTCGTTGAGCTTCCTGAAGGGCCCGCCTTTCGGCTTTCGTGGTTTTCTCTTTAAGTGGCTTCGAATTCCCAGCTCGCTCGCCTTGCACTTCCGTTGATGCATCAACATCTTTCTCTGCAAAAGCTTCAATCTTTGTTTCTTCAAGCTTAGCAATCACAATATGCCTGAGCTAAATTAAAATcccaaatcaaatcaaagtaatCGAACAGCAATCAGTAATTACCAGAAATCCCAGAAGGCATCTTGACCACGGAGACAGTCATCAACCCACTCGCGGGGACGCTACTCGCCTTCACGGCAGCCGTCAGATCGAACCCTCCACTAGGAAACGAAGAAGACGTTGTCAAACCCCCAGCTGCTCTTACTCTTCTGAATGTTCGACCCGGCGACATGACGACGTCGTTCAGGAACTCACCATTTCCCATCACAATTCCATACGACGACGACGCAGTAGGAGGCGAGGCGGGGAAGAGCTCAGAGGAGTTGTTGTAACTCTCGACGAGTACAGACTCTCGGCGGGCCGGTGAGGCAGGAACCGCAGGAAAAAGAACCGGACGGCTGGTATCGGAGGAGTGACGTGGCGGGGGGATCATTACCGGAGAGAGGGAGTTACCGGAGGGGGAGTTGGAGACGGGAGGCGAGGAGGAGGCGATGGGGTCGGGCGAGGCGAAGAACCCGACTTGTCGGACCTTGGGGTCGCTGACTGCGCGGGGAGGCCGGCGAGGGTCCATTTGGGAATTTGTGGGTGTGGAGTGAGGGTTTTGGGGGGTGGGGAGAGTGGGTTTTAGGGTGCGG
Protein-coding sequences here:
- the LOC103404701 gene encoding uncharacterized protein isoform X1, which encodes MDPRRPPRAVSDPKVRQVGFFASPDPIASSSPPVSNSPSGNSLSPVMIPPPRHSSDTSRPVLFPAVPASPARRESVLVESYNNSSELFPASPPTASSSYGIVMGNGEFLNDVVMSPGRTFRRVRAAGGLTTSSSFPSGGFDLTAAVKASSVPASGLMTVSVVKMPSGISAFAEKDVDASTEVQGERAGNSKPLKEKTTKAERRALQEAQRAAKAAAKADGGKTPSVAASASAAAIVKPPKATKLVSQSSMAVSEKKGGGGGGGSERPPEKERKKEVPHPRMQYDDKSRVEKAKRRSVVKQTEARNRVELFRHLPQYEHGTQLPDLESKFFQLDPVHPAVYKVGLQYLSGDISGGNARCIAMLLALQEAIKDYSTPPEKNLSRDLTAKISSYVSFFSECRPLSITMGNAIRFLKSRIAKLPLTMSESEAKASLQSDIDRFIAEKIILADNVIVKHAVSKIRDGDVLLTYGSSSAVEMLLLHAHELGKQFRVVVVDARPKLEGQRLLRRLVGKGLSCTYTHINAASYIMHEVTRVFLGASSVLSNGTVYSRVGTACVAMVAHAFRVPVLVCCEAYKFHERVQLDSICSNELGDPDVILKVPGREEVNPLDGHANCENLQPLNLIYDALPSDYISMIITDYGMVPPTSVPVIVREYRREHSWM
- the LOC103404701 gene encoding uncharacterized protein isoform X2, with amino-acid sequence MDPRRPPRAVSDPKVRQVGFFASPDPIASSSPPVSNSPSGNSLSPVMIPPPRHSSDTSRPVLFPAVPASPARRESVLVESYNNSSELFPASPPTASSSYGIVMGNGEFLNDVVMSPGRTFRRVRAAGGLTTSSSFPSGGFDLTAAVKASSVPASGLMTVSVVKMPSGISEKDVDASTEVQGERAGNSKPLKEKTTKAERRALQEAQRAAKAAAKADGGKTPSVAASASAAAIVKPPKATKLVSQSSMAVSEKKGGGGGGGSERPPEKERKKEVPHPRMQYDDKSRVEKAKRRSVVKQTEARNRVELFRHLPQYEHGTQLPDLESKFFQLDPVHPAVYKVGLQYLSGDISGGNARCIAMLLALQEAIKDYSTPPEKNLSRDLTAKISSYVSFFSECRPLSITMGNAIRFLKSRIAKLPLTMSESEAKASLQSDIDRFIAEKIILADNVIVKHAVSKIRDGDVLLTYGSSSAVEMLLLHAHELGKQFRVVVVDARPKLEGQRLLRRLVGKGLSCTYTHINAASYIMHEVTRVFLGASSVLSNGTVYSRVGTACVAMVAHAFRVPVLVCCEAYKFHERVQLDSICSNELGDPDVILKVPGREEVNPLDGHANCENLQPLNLIYDALPSDYISMIITDYGMVPPTSVPVIVREYRREHSWM